A section of the Leptotrichia sp. HSP-342 genome encodes:
- a CDS encoding PD-(D/E)XK nuclease domain-containing protein has translation MNYLENSDEKIIFELEELLSHKSIRKEIYDFVTFQDIDYALNLNKNNYGFEVRENGKNYEIERDYFVNDFGYANIWQFFLHSGYLTIEKKLERNVYDLEIPNEELFDFFRIRFLYRTYRGHYRFYGLGEHLINGNYEKFRLEIRELLKNAISFRDLKEENSYHLFVIGLVSIMSENYFVKSNVESGDGIPDLVLKPKNKTKKVFIFEFKYSRAKDSKNLKRTARSALKQINDRNYSEGLKYEGYKEIVKIGMGFRKKDVEVVVEEE, from the coding sequence ATGAACTATTTGGAAAATTCAGACGAGAAAATTATTTTTGAACTGGAGGAATTGCTTAGCCATAAGAGCATAAGAAAGGAAATTTACGATTTTGTGACGTTTCAGGATATAGATTATGCCTTGAACTTGAATAAAAATAATTACGGATTTGAAGTTAGGGAAAATGGGAAAAATTATGAAATTGAACGGGATTATTTTGTGAATGATTTTGGGTATGCGAATATTTGGCAGTTTTTCCTTCACAGTGGATATTTAACCATCGAAAAGAAGCTTGAAAGAAACGTTTACGACTTGGAAATTCCAAATGAGGAACTGTTTGATTTTTTCAGAATCAGATTTTTGTATAGGACTTATCGGGGACATTACAGATTTTATGGACTTGGAGAGCATTTGATTAATGGAAATTATGAAAAATTCAGATTGGAAATAAGGGAACTTTTAAAAAATGCGATAAGTTTTAGAGACTTGAAGGAGGAAAATTCTTATCATCTGTTTGTAATTGGGCTAGTCTCAATAATGTCAGAAAATTATTTTGTAAAATCAAATGTAGAAAGTGGAGATGGAATTCCTGATTTGGTATTGAAGCCAAAAAATAAAACTAAAAAAGTATTTATATTTGAATTTAAGTATTCAAGAGCAAAAGATAGCAAAAATTTGAAAAGAACTGCAAGAAGCGCCTTGAAGCAAATAAATGACAGGAATTATTCTGAAGGGTTAAAATATGAAGGTTATAAAGAAATTGTGAAAATTGGGATGGGATTTAGGAAAAAGGATGTGGAGGTTGTAGTAGAGGAAGAATGA
- a CDS encoding S8 family serine peptidase — protein MNRKTIASLTILIASLNVKAAKLVFTLEKTPTYNKTDKKFIKYVKYKNQAVEYSDGIGITDGTLDFENLEMYAGYKEKPKLWVYDGWKTNSYVKSSEYSGGHLVEVYRAFSLGAGGMGKYKDNVYSTVLIAESPLLPKGLFSSSYTIQDDYKHYLGKNSIYFGNVINEIAVGDVASPRFYSGKTTDNIWLIFQSMGNPVRANSKDWIVKNTDGSLINTVIPTFETIHFGMFGEEIQKLMRSEKVRVGQYACSRDEYQNSLKDVTSLITELIRKNVRTDTAAGLGGVMDNGKKEELRCVFPAAKEDSIVYPLYSRANSVYENGQVMRFQKGNKLKMDDGSIIPDWTIVSGTSYSSPRITGGARQVAELFPGITYHEVKQFIFTTASRENDNLDNILGWGIADIGKAKRGIGSLNAGLVEEQKFFTGMYDRVKGKDGMPFFWAEIQEGKEWNWDNDIQGSMTKKPQGKTCYNMLVDTVDKNTGYTNATGEKNAIIENMCIQNFIPSEKNFYKDINDIETLTGLRKAGKGRLNIFGKVEIDGVIQVLEGEMSIYSDVNTEIEVYENSKILVNSDKNRKINIKKIAVLGGNIDLKGNVNIGEMYLENGELKNISAEDNVIVRKLYHRLYNILRQTKKI, from the coding sequence TTGAACAGGAAAACAATCGCAAGTTTAACTATCTTGATTGCTTCATTAAATGTTAAAGCTGCTAAACTTGTGTTTACTTTAGAGAAAACACCAACATATAATAAAACAGATAAAAAATTTATAAAATATGTAAAATACAAAAATCAGGCTGTGGAATATAGCGATGGGATTGGAATAACAGATGGAACATTGGATTTTGAAAATCTTGAAATGTATGCAGGATATAAAGAAAAGCCTAAATTATGGGTATATGACGGATGGAAAACTAATAGTTATGTAAAAAGTTCGGAGTATAGCGGTGGGCATCTTGTGGAAGTTTACAGGGCATTTTCACTTGGAGCTGGAGGGATGGGGAAATACAAAGACAATGTTTATTCTACTGTGCTTATTGCCGAATCTCCTTTGCTGCCTAAGGGTCTTTTTTCTTCTTCTTATACGATACAGGATGATTATAAGCATTATCTTGGGAAAAATTCGATTTATTTTGGGAATGTGATAAATGAAATCGCTGTAGGAGATGTGGCTTCCCCTAGATTTTATTCAGGCAAGACAACTGATAATATTTGGTTAATTTTTCAGTCTATGGGAAATCCAGTTCGAGCAAACAGTAAAGACTGGATTGTAAAAAATACAGATGGAAGTTTGATAAACACAGTTATTCCAACATTTGAAACAATTCATTTTGGAATGTTTGGGGAAGAGATTCAGAAACTAATGCGTTCAGAGAAAGTCAGGGTTGGTCAGTATGCCTGCAGTAGAGATGAATATCAGAATAGTTTGAAAGATGTAACTTCCTTAATTACAGAGTTAATAAGAAAAAACGTAAGAACTGATACAGCAGCAGGGCTTGGAGGAGTAATGGATAATGGTAAAAAAGAAGAATTGCGCTGTGTATTTCCTGCAGCAAAAGAAGACAGTATTGTATACCCGCTTTATTCAAGGGCAAATTCTGTGTATGAAAATGGGCAGGTTATGAGGTTTCAAAAGGGAAATAAACTTAAAATGGATGACGGAAGTATAATTCCTGACTGGACAATAGTGAGTGGAACTTCCTATTCATCGCCAAGAATTACTGGGGGAGCTAGACAAGTAGCGGAACTTTTCCCAGGGATTACTTATCATGAGGTAAAACAGTTTATATTTACCACAGCTTCGAGGGAAAATGATAACCTTGACAATATTCTTGGATGGGGGATTGCTGACATTGGAAAGGCTAAAAGAGGGATTGGTTCACTTAATGCAGGACTTGTGGAGGAACAGAAATTTTTTACGGGGATGTACGACAGAGTGAAAGGCAAGGATGGGATGCCATTCTTCTGGGCAGAAATTCAGGAGGGCAAGGAATGGAACTGGGATAATGATATTCAAGGCTCAATGACTAAAAAGCCTCAAGGGAAAACCTGTTATAATATGCTTGTTGATACTGTGGATAAAAATACTGGATATACAAATGCTACTGGTGAAAAAAATGCTATAATTGAAAATATGTGCATTCAGAATTTTATCCCAAGTGAAAAGAATTTTTATAAAGATATTAATGACATTGAAACATTGACAGGACTTAGGAAAGCAGGAAAAGGGAGACTTAATATATTTGGAAAGGTTGAGATTGATGGAGTTATACAGGTGTTGGAGGGAGAAATGAGTATATACAGCGATGTGAATACAGAAATTGAAGTTTATGAAAACTCTAAAATCCTTGTAAATTCTGATAAAAATAGAAAAATTAATATCAAAAAAATAGCAGTTTTAGGAGGAAATATTGATTTAAAAGGAAATGTGAATATTGGAGAAATGTATTTGGAAAATGGAGAATTAAAAAATATTAGTGCTGAGGATAATGTTATAGTGAGGAAATTATATCATAGATTGTATAATATATTGCGACAAACTAAAAAAATATAA
- a CDS encoding DUF1385 domain-containing protein, whose product MKDKRVTVGGQAVVEGVMMRGPKAIATAVRKQDGSIVYKKITLTEKNNKWLKVPFVRGVIALYDAMVVGTKELIFASNQAGLEEEKLTDKQVGFTVMTSVLLGIAVFMWLPSAVGGFFFKDNVLKANIVEAVIKLILFLGYIYGISFLKDIQRVFEYHGAEHKSIMNYEMEKELTPKNAKECTRFHPRCGTSFLLLVMFISILVFSTVDLFFKVPTGHFTMLLYKLVTRILFVPFVAGLSYEIQRWTSYHLDNVFAKIIAVPGMWLQKITTSEPDESQLEVAIVALNVALGNEVTNATEVFE is encoded by the coding sequence ATGAAAGATAAAAGAGTAACTGTTGGAGGACAGGCTGTTGTGGAAGGGGTTATGATGAGAGGACCTAAAGCAATTGCAACAGCTGTTCGTAAGCAGGATGGAAGTATTGTTTATAAAAAAATAACACTTACCGAGAAAAATAATAAATGGTTAAAAGTGCCTTTCGTTAGGGGAGTTATAGCACTTTATGATGCAATGGTAGTTGGGACGAAAGAGCTTATTTTTGCATCAAATCAAGCTGGACTGGAAGAGGAGAAATTGACGGATAAACAGGTTGGTTTTACTGTTATGACATCGGTTTTATTAGGAATCGCCGTGTTTATGTGGTTGCCATCTGCTGTTGGAGGCTTTTTCTTTAAAGACAATGTTTTAAAAGCCAATATTGTTGAGGCTGTTATAAAATTGATACTTTTCTTGGGATATATTTACGGAATTTCATTTTTGAAGGATATACAGCGAGTTTTTGAATATCATGGAGCAGAACATAAAAGTATTATGAATTATGAAATGGAAAAGGAATTAACACCAAAAAATGCAAAAGAATGTACAAGATTTCATCCAAGATGTGGTACAAGCTTTCTTTTACTTGTAATGTTTATAAGTATTTTAGTATTTTCGACAGTTGATTTATTTTTTAAAGTTCCAACTGGACATTTTACGATGCTTCTTTATAAATTAGTAACAAGAATACTGTTTGTACCATTTGTTGCTGGACTTTCTTACGAAATACAGCGTTGGACAAGTTATCATTTGGATAATGTTTTTGCAAAAATAATAGCTGTTCCAGGAATGTGGCTACAAAAAATTACTACAAGCGAACCTGATGAAAGTCAGCTGGAAGTGGCTATTGTGGCACTAAATGTGGCATTGGGGAATGAAGTAACGAATGCTACAGAAGTTTTTGAATAG
- the disA gene encoding DNA integrity scanning diadenylate cyclase DisA, with protein sequence MVKKVVNKKKILEHIFDRVAPGTALREAIDKIQEAKLGALIVLGNPGDLKDVMGGGFELNTVYSPQKVYELSKMDGGIILSEDIKTIYGANIQLQPNYSIETDESGTRHQAAHRIAQQKGNLVVAVSERRNKITVYYGKFRYLLNEIGDLLTKSSQAITALEKYSLAIEKNHVNLSILEFDNMVTLYDIVECVRMYGLLFRMSEELIEYMAELGSEGRLIKIQYEEIMLNKNESFDALIKDYKISEETAEKIGLRVKSLTKEELLDDEKIVCLLGFDTNIINFDEKIEPRGYGLLSNITKISKKDREILVKEFSNVHSILMSTASDIAKIKGVSKYKAEHINKSLKRIKNRTVIDRE encoded by the coding sequence ATGGTAAAAAAGGTAGTTAATAAGAAGAAAATATTGGAGCATATATTTGATAGGGTAGCACCAGGAACAGCTTTAAGAGAAGCGATAGACAAGATTCAGGAAGCAAAGTTAGGAGCACTGATTGTACTAGGAAATCCTGGTGATTTGAAAGATGTAATGGGAGGTGGATTTGAGCTTAATACTGTATATTCGCCACAAAAAGTTTATGAACTGTCCAAAATGGATGGTGGAATTATTTTGTCAGAGGATATAAAAACAATTTATGGAGCAAATATCCAATTACAACCAAATTATTCCATAGAAACAGATGAAAGTGGAACAAGACATCAGGCAGCACACAGAATTGCTCAACAAAAAGGAAATTTAGTTGTTGCAGTTTCCGAGAGAAGAAATAAAATAACAGTGTATTATGGTAAATTTAGATATTTACTAAATGAAATTGGAGATTTACTGACAAAATCTTCACAGGCGATAACAGCCCTTGAAAAATATTCTCTTGCGATTGAAAAAAATCATGTGAATTTGTCAATTCTTGAGTTTGACAACATGGTAACACTTTATGATATTGTAGAATGTGTGAGAATGTATGGGCTGCTTTTCAGAATGTCGGAAGAATTGATTGAATACATGGCAGAGCTTGGAAGCGAAGGGCGGCTTATAAAAATTCAGTATGAAGAAATAATGTTAAATAAAAACGAAAGTTTTGATGCTCTTATAAAGGACTATAAAATAAGTGAGGAAACAGCAGAAAAAATTGGTTTAAGAGTGAAATCCTTAACAAAAGAGGAATTGCTGGATGATGAAAAAATCGTGTGTTTACTTGGATTTGATACAAATATTATAAATTTTGATGAAAAGATAGAGCCACGTGGTTATGGACTTTTGAGCAATATAACAAAAATAAGTAAAAAGGATAGAGAAATTCTTGTAAAGGAATTTTCAAATGTTCATTCAATCTTGATGTCAACAGCTTCAGATATTGCTAAAATAAAAGGAGTTAGTAAATACAAGGCTGAACACATTAATAAATCACTAAAACGTATAAAAAATAGAACTGTAATTGACAGGGAATAA